From Vitis vinifera cultivar Pinot Noir 40024 chromosome 5, ASM3070453v1, the proteins below share one genomic window:
- the LOC100264795 gene encoding putative serine/threonine-protein kinase isoform X2 yields the protein MLKPYGAIVGGAAGVLALVAVVVGFVWFCKLQCKNFSNKNSETGSSDPSAPVEWNRRGGPSSAAAPPLSGPQGARQFTMEELEQATKQFNESNLIGYGSFGLVYKGFLSDGTIVAIKRRPGPPRREFVAEATNLSEIQHRNLVTLLGYCQESGSQMLVFEYLPNGSMCNHLYDTGLDATTKLEFKRRLSIALGAAKGLRHLHTLKPPLVHRNFKTANVLVDENFIAKVADTGISRLLEKIEDAGPSQTPSVNVFQHPEIEESRTFSEISDVYSFGVFLLELITGREALYDESFGSDESLFQWVETRLSINDFVDHRLVGSFTMEGMKDLIKLMLQCMSLSGKWQLKIEKVVLELERIHEKEMALTTGMGEGTTKFTLGSQLFTSK from the exons ATGTTGAAGCCGTATGGAGCTATAGTTGGAGGTGCTGCGGGGGTGCTTGCACTAGTGGCAGTAGTTGTTGGATTTGTATGGTTTTGCAAGTTACAGTGTAAAAACTTCTCAAACAAGAACTCAGAGACAGGTTCCTCAGATCCATCTGCACCAG TGGAATGGAATAGGAGAGGTGGACCCAGCTCAGCTGCAGCCCCGCCTCTATCCGGACCACAGGGAGCAAGACAGTTCACAATGGAAGAATTGGAGCAAGCTACCAAGCAATTCAATGAAAGCAATCTAATCGGATATGGAAGCTTTGGTTTGGTTTATAAAGGTTTCCTTTCTGATGGGACTATTGTGGCCATCAAAAGGCGTCCAGGCCCTCCTAGACGGGAATTTGTTGCTGAG GCAACTAATTTGTCAGAGATTCAACACCGTAATCTAGTTACTCTTCTGGGTTACTGCCAGGAAAGTGGATCACAAATGTTAGTTTTTGAATATCTACCCAATGGCAGCATGTGCAATCATTTGTATG ATACTGGGCTAGATGCAACAACAAAACTAGAGTTCAAGCGAAGGCTGTCCATAGCTCTAGGGGCAGCCAAAG GTTTACGTCATTTGCATACTCTAAAGCCTCCCTTAGTACACAGGAATTTCAAGACGGCTAATGTCTTGGTTGATGAGAACTTTATTGCCAAGGTTGCAGATACAGGGATTTCACGATTActtgaaaaaatagaagatgCAGGTCCATCTCAAACACCCAGTGTCAATGTTTTCCAACATCCAGA GATAGAAGAATCAAGAACTTTCTCTGAGATAAGTGATGTATACAGCTTTGGAGTTTTCCTCTTGGAGCTTATAACTGGACGGGAGGCCTTATATGATGAGTCCTTTGGATCTGATGAAAGCTTATTTCAATGG GTGGAAACTCGTCTGAGTATAAATGATTTTGTGGACCATCGGCTAGTTGGAAGCTTTACCATGGAGGGAATGAAGGACTTGATCAAGCTTATGTTGCAATGCATGAGTCTTTCAGGAAAATGGCAACTGAAGATTGAAAAAGTTGTGCTTGAGCTTGAAAGGATTCATGAAAAAGAGATGGCTCTGACCACAGGCATGGGCGAGGGCACTACTAAATTTACTTTGGGGAGCCAACTGTTTACTTCAAAATGA
- the LOC100259613 gene encoding uncharacterized protein LOC100259613 isoform X2, with the protein MEASSPRTSSSSSLSSSSSSSRMSRGKFVKKVMAPAIEGKSCPICLSHVVDRRAAVITACLHAYCFRCIRRWSDLKRKCPLCNAHFDSLFYRISLSSQTFLKEKLRPLAEGGTVNFGGGNAGRRRYWDESNSDSRRTRPLPWRRSFGRPGSLPSDVVAERILQWRASIYSQGMQAVPFSPRNRLKQNISGNSSAKERILQRIEPWIQRELHAILHDPDAAVIVHVATSLFVSSLEENTPLGYLGGEDDFLAPLRSFLHNQTNTFWHELSCFADSTFNMETYDAVVKYEPSG; encoded by the exons ATGGAAGCGTCGTCTCCCCGAACATCATCGTCGTCATCGTTgtcgtcgtcgtcgtcgtcgtcgCGGATGAGTCGAGGCAAATTCGTGAAGAAGGTGATGGCGCCGGCAATCGAAGGGAAGTCGTGTCCGATATGCTTGAGCCACGTGGTTGATCGGAGAGCGGCGGTTATCACCGCCTGTCTTCATGCCTACTGCTTCCGATGCATTCGGAGGTGGAGTGATTTGAAGAGGAAATGCCCTCTCTGCAATGCTCACTTCGATTCTCTGTTCTACCGCATTAGCCTCTCTTCTCAAACCTTTCTTAAGGAGAAGTTGCGGCCTCTCGCGGAGGGTGGAACGGTCAATTTTGGAGGTGGAAATGCCGGCCGAAG AAGATATTGGGATGAATCAAACAGTGATAGCAGGAGAACAAGGCCGTTGCCATGGCGGCGATCTTTTGGTAGGCCAGGATCTTTGCCTTCTGATGTTGTTGCTGAAAGAATTCTTCAGTGGCGTGCCAG CATATACAGCCAAGGTATGCAGGCTGTTCCTTTTTCTCCCAGGAATCGTCTTAAACAG AATATATCAGGAAATAGCAGTGCCAAAGAAAGAATACTGCAGAGGATTGAACCATGGATTCAAAGAGAGCTGCATGCTATTCTTCATGATCCAGATGCAGCTGTTATTGTTCATGTTGCAACCTCGCTTTTTGTCTCAAGCCTTGAAGAGAACACTCCTTTAGGATATCTTGGTGGTGAAGATGACTTTCTAGCACCTCTGCGATCTTTTCTGCACAACCAGACTAATACATTTTGGCATGAACTTAG TTGTTTTGCAGACAGCACATTTAACATGGAAACGTATGATGCAGTGGTTAAATATGAACCATCGGGTTAA
- the LOC100247694 gene encoding probable serine/threonine-protein phosphatase 2A regulatory subunit B'' subunit TON2 has protein sequence MYSGSSDGEGHEAPPRKIPPASSMLWVRNLRRFIGSGTGLGSEALMELETKRILLDIFKEKQQKSAEAGSIPSFYKKKPEEGSISHRVQRLAKYRFLRKQSDLLLNADDLDAMWVCLRENCVIDDATNAEKMNYEDFCHIASVCTEQIGPKCRRFFSPSNFMKFEKDESGRIAILPFYLYVMRTVSLTQARIDMSELDEDSDGFLQPHEMEAYIRGLIPNLAQLRDMPAAFVQMYCRIAAHKFFFFCDPHRRGKACIKKVLLSNCLQELMELHQESEEEVTDTEQAENWFSLTSAQRICDMFLALDKDMNGTLSKQELREYADGTLTEIFIERAFDEHVRRGKSGGGNAREMDFESFLDFVLALENKDTPEGLTYLFRCLDLHGRGYLTTADIHTLFRDVHQKWIEGGNYELCIEDVRDEIWDMVKPADELRITLADLLACKQGGTVASMLIDVRGFWAHDNRENLLQEEEEPEEE, from the exons ATGTACAGTGGGTCCAGCGATGGCGAAGGCCACGAAGCCCCGCCGCGGAAGATCCCGCCGGCGTCGTCGATGCTGTGGGTCCGGAACCTTCGCCGGTTCATCGGATCCGGTACCGGACTCGGATCCGAAGCACTGATGG AACTTGAGACGAAAAGAATCTTGCttgatatttttaaagagaAGCAACAAAAGAGTGCTGAAGCTGGCTCAATCCCAAGTTTCTATAAAAAG AAACCTGAAGAAGGGTCCATCAGTCACCGGGTCCAGAGGCTGGCAAAATATCGTTTTTTAAGG AAACAATCTGATCTTTTATTAAATGCTGATGATTTAGATGCAATGTGGGTTTGCTTAAGAGAAAATTGTGTGATTGATGATGCCACAAATGCTGAAAAG ATGAATTATGAAGATTTTTGCCACATTGCCTCTGTTTGTACGGAGCAAATAGGCCCTAAGTGTCGACGCTTTTTCAGTCCTTCCAATTTCATGAAGTTTGAGAAAGATGAGTCTGGAAGAATTGCCATTCTGCCCTTTTACCTTTATGTGATGCGCACA GTTTCACTTACACAGGCCAGAATTGATATGAGTGAGCTTGATGAGGATTCTGATGGCTTCCTTCAACCCCAT gaAATGGAGGCCTATATACGAGGACTTATTCCCAATCTGGCACAACTACGGGATATGCCTGCAGCCTTTGTTCAAATGTACTGCCGCATTGCTGCGCacaaattcttcttcttttgtgaTCCTCATAGACGAG GAAAAGCCTGCATAAAGAAGGTGTTGCTTAGTAACTGTCTCCAGGAATTAATGGAACTGCACCAG GAAAGTGAGGAAGAAGTCACTGATACCGAGCAAGCTGAAAACTGGTTCTCTTTGACATCTGCCCAACGAATATGTG ATATGTTTCTTGCACTCGATAAAGATATGAATGGAACATTGAGCAAGCAAGAGCTTCGAGAATATGCAGATGGAACATTAACTGAAATTTTCATTGAGAGAG CATTTGATGAGCACGTTCGTCGTGGCAAAAGTGGAGGGGGTAATGCTCGGGAgatggattttgaaagttttcttgattttgttcTGGCCCTCGAAAATAAAGACACGCCAGAAGGTTTAACATATTTGTTTCGGTGCCTCGATCTTCATGGACGGGGATACCTCACAACAGCAGATATTCACACGCTTTTCAG GGATGTACACCAGAAATGGATTGAGGGAGGCAATTATGAACTATGTATTGAGGATGTTAGGGATGAAATTTGGGATATGGTGAAGCCAGCTGATGAGCTAAGAATTACATTGGCTGATCTACTAGCTTGTAAACAGGGTGGAACTGTTGCCAGCATGCTAATTGATGTGCGTGGGTTCTGGGCGCATGACAATAGAGAAAATCTTCTCCAAGAAGAGGAAGAGCCAGAAGAAGAATGA
- the LOC100259613 gene encoding uncharacterized protein LOC100259613 isoform X1: MEASSPRTSSSSSLSSSSSSSRMSRGKFVKKVMAPAIEGKSCPICLSHVVDRRAAVITACLHAYCFRCIRRWSDLKRKCPLCNAHFDSLFYRISLSSQTFLKEKLRPLAEGGTVNFGGGNAGRRVLRRYWDESNSDSRRTRPLPWRRSFGRPGSLPSDVVAERILQWRASIYSQGMQAVPFSPRNRLKQNISGNSSAKERILQRIEPWIQRELHAILHDPDAAVIVHVATSLFVSSLEENTPLGYLGGEDDFLAPLRSFLHNQTNTFWHELSCFADSTFNMETYDAVVKYEPSG; this comes from the exons ATGGAAGCGTCGTCTCCCCGAACATCATCGTCGTCATCGTTgtcgtcgtcgtcgtcgtcgtcgCGGATGAGTCGAGGCAAATTCGTGAAGAAGGTGATGGCGCCGGCAATCGAAGGGAAGTCGTGTCCGATATGCTTGAGCCACGTGGTTGATCGGAGAGCGGCGGTTATCACCGCCTGTCTTCATGCCTACTGCTTCCGATGCATTCGGAGGTGGAGTGATTTGAAGAGGAAATGCCCTCTCTGCAATGCTCACTTCGATTCTCTGTTCTACCGCATTAGCCTCTCTTCTCAAACCTTTCTTAAGGAGAAGTTGCGGCCTCTCGCGGAGGGTGGAACGGTCAATTTTGGAGGTGGAAATGCCGGCCGAAG gGTTCTCAGAAGATATTGGGATGAATCAAACAGTGATAGCAGGAGAACAAGGCCGTTGCCATGGCGGCGATCTTTTGGTAGGCCAGGATCTTTGCCTTCTGATGTTGTTGCTGAAAGAATTCTTCAGTGGCGTGCCAG CATATACAGCCAAGGTATGCAGGCTGTTCCTTTTTCTCCCAGGAATCGTCTTAAACAG AATATATCAGGAAATAGCAGTGCCAAAGAAAGAATACTGCAGAGGATTGAACCATGGATTCAAAGAGAGCTGCATGCTATTCTTCATGATCCAGATGCAGCTGTTATTGTTCATGTTGCAACCTCGCTTTTTGTCTCAAGCCTTGAAGAGAACACTCCTTTAGGATATCTTGGTGGTGAAGATGACTTTCTAGCACCTCTGCGATCTTTTCTGCACAACCAGACTAATACATTTTGGCATGAACTTAG TTGTTTTGCAGACAGCACATTTAACATGGAAACGTATGATGCAGTGGTTAAATATGAACCATCGGGTTAA
- the LOC100264795 gene encoding probable serine/threonine-protein kinase PBL15 isoform X3 translates to MLKPYGAIVGGAAGVLALVAVVVGFVWFCKLQCKNFSNKNSETGSSDPSAPVEWNRRGGPSSAAAPPLSGPQGARQFTMEELEQATKQFNESNLIGYGSFGLVYKGFLSDGTIVAIKRRPGPPRREFVAEATNLSEIQHRNLVTLLGYCQESGSQMLVFEYLPNGSMCNHLYVHCLTDTGLDATTKLEFKRRLSIALGAAKGLRHLHTLKPPLVHRNFKTANVLVDENFIAKVADTGISRLLEKIEDAGPSQTPSVNVFQHPDFGVFLLELITGREALYDESFGSDESLFQWVETRLSINDFVDHRLVGSFTMEGMKDLIKLMLQCMSLSGKWQLKIEKVVLELERIHEKEMALTTGMGEGTTKFTLGSQLFTSK, encoded by the exons ATGTTGAAGCCGTATGGAGCTATAGTTGGAGGTGCTGCGGGGGTGCTTGCACTAGTGGCAGTAGTTGTTGGATTTGTATGGTTTTGCAAGTTACAGTGTAAAAACTTCTCAAACAAGAACTCAGAGACAGGTTCCTCAGATCCATCTGCACCAG TGGAATGGAATAGGAGAGGTGGACCCAGCTCAGCTGCAGCCCCGCCTCTATCCGGACCACAGGGAGCAAGACAGTTCACAATGGAAGAATTGGAGCAAGCTACCAAGCAATTCAATGAAAGCAATCTAATCGGATATGGAAGCTTTGGTTTGGTTTATAAAGGTTTCCTTTCTGATGGGACTATTGTGGCCATCAAAAGGCGTCCAGGCCCTCCTAGACGGGAATTTGTTGCTGAG GCAACTAATTTGTCAGAGATTCAACACCGTAATCTAGTTACTCTTCTGGGTTACTGCCAGGAAAGTGGATCACAAATGTTAGTTTTTGAATATCTACCCAATGGCAGCATGTGCAATCATTTGTATG TTCACTGTTTGACAGATACTGGGCTAGATGCAACAACAAAACTAGAGTTCAAGCGAAGGCTGTCCATAGCTCTAGGGGCAGCCAAAG GTTTACGTCATTTGCATACTCTAAAGCCTCCCTTAGTACACAGGAATTTCAAGACGGCTAATGTCTTGGTTGATGAGAACTTTATTGCCAAGGTTGCAGATACAGGGATTTCACGATTActtgaaaaaatagaagatgCAGGTCCATCTCAAACACCCAGTGTCAATGTTTTCCAACATCCAGA CTTTGGAGTTTTCCTCTTGGAGCTTATAACTGGACGGGAGGCCTTATATGATGAGTCCTTTGGATCTGATGAAAGCTTATTTCAATGG GTGGAAACTCGTCTGAGTATAAATGATTTTGTGGACCATCGGCTAGTTGGAAGCTTTACCATGGAGGGAATGAAGGACTTGATCAAGCTTATGTTGCAATGCATGAGTCTTTCAGGAAAATGGCAACTGAAGATTGAAAAAGTTGTGCTTGAGCTTGAAAGGATTCATGAAAAAGAGATGGCTCTGACCACAGGCATGGGCGAGGGCACTACTAAATTTACTTTGGGGAGCCAACTGTTTACTTCAAAATGA
- the LOC100264795 gene encoding probable serine/threonine-protein kinase PBL15 isoform X4: MEELEQATKQFNESNLIGYGSFGLVYKGFLSDGTIVAIKRRPGPPRREFVAEATNLSEIQHRNLVTLLGYCQESGSQMLVFEYLPNGSMCNHLYVHCLTDTGLDATTKLEFKRRLSIALGAAKGLRHLHTLKPPLVHRNFKTANVLVDENFIAKVADTGISRLLEKIEDAGPSQTPSVNVFQHPEIEESRTFSEISDVYSFGVFLLELITGREALYDESFGSDESLFQWVETRLSINDFVDHRLVGSFTMEGMKDLIKLMLQCMSLSGKWQLKIEKVVLELERIHEKEMALTTGMGEGTTKFTLGSQLFTSK, translated from the exons ATGGAAGAATTGGAGCAAGCTACCAAGCAATTCAATGAAAGCAATCTAATCGGATATGGAAGCTTTGGTTTGGTTTATAAAGGTTTCCTTTCTGATGGGACTATTGTGGCCATCAAAAGGCGTCCAGGCCCTCCTAGACGGGAATTTGTTGCTGAG GCAACTAATTTGTCAGAGATTCAACACCGTAATCTAGTTACTCTTCTGGGTTACTGCCAGGAAAGTGGATCACAAATGTTAGTTTTTGAATATCTACCCAATGGCAGCATGTGCAATCATTTGTATG TTCACTGTTTGACAGATACTGGGCTAGATGCAACAACAAAACTAGAGTTCAAGCGAAGGCTGTCCATAGCTCTAGGGGCAGCCAAAG GTTTACGTCATTTGCATACTCTAAAGCCTCCCTTAGTACACAGGAATTTCAAGACGGCTAATGTCTTGGTTGATGAGAACTTTATTGCCAAGGTTGCAGATACAGGGATTTCACGATTActtgaaaaaatagaagatgCAGGTCCATCTCAAACACCCAGTGTCAATGTTTTCCAACATCCAGA GATAGAAGAATCAAGAACTTTCTCTGAGATAAGTGATGTATACAGCTTTGGAGTTTTCCTCTTGGAGCTTATAACTGGACGGGAGGCCTTATATGATGAGTCCTTTGGATCTGATGAAAGCTTATTTCAATGG GTGGAAACTCGTCTGAGTATAAATGATTTTGTGGACCATCGGCTAGTTGGAAGCTTTACCATGGAGGGAATGAAGGACTTGATCAAGCTTATGTTGCAATGCATGAGTCTTTCAGGAAAATGGCAACTGAAGATTGAAAAAGTTGTGCTTGAGCTTGAAAGGATTCATGAAAAAGAGATGGCTCTGACCACAGGCATGGGCGAGGGCACTACTAAATTTACTTTGGGGAGCCAACTGTTTACTTCAAAATGA
- the LOC100264795 gene encoding putative serine/threonine-protein kinase isoform X1, translated as MLKPYGAIVGGAAGVLALVAVVVGFVWFCKLQCKNFSNKNSETGSSDPSAPVEWNRRGGPSSAAAPPLSGPQGARQFTMEELEQATKQFNESNLIGYGSFGLVYKGFLSDGTIVAIKRRPGPPRREFVAEATNLSEIQHRNLVTLLGYCQESGSQMLVFEYLPNGSMCNHLYVHCLTDTGLDATTKLEFKRRLSIALGAAKGLRHLHTLKPPLVHRNFKTANVLVDENFIAKVADTGISRLLEKIEDAGPSQTPSVNVFQHPEIEESRTFSEISDVYSFGVFLLELITGREALYDESFGSDESLFQWVETRLSINDFVDHRLVGSFTMEGMKDLIKLMLQCMSLSGKWQLKIEKVVLELERIHEKEMALTTGMGEGTTKFTLGSQLFTSK; from the exons ATGTTGAAGCCGTATGGAGCTATAGTTGGAGGTGCTGCGGGGGTGCTTGCACTAGTGGCAGTAGTTGTTGGATTTGTATGGTTTTGCAAGTTACAGTGTAAAAACTTCTCAAACAAGAACTCAGAGACAGGTTCCTCAGATCCATCTGCACCAG TGGAATGGAATAGGAGAGGTGGACCCAGCTCAGCTGCAGCCCCGCCTCTATCCGGACCACAGGGAGCAAGACAGTTCACAATGGAAGAATTGGAGCAAGCTACCAAGCAATTCAATGAAAGCAATCTAATCGGATATGGAAGCTTTGGTTTGGTTTATAAAGGTTTCCTTTCTGATGGGACTATTGTGGCCATCAAAAGGCGTCCAGGCCCTCCTAGACGGGAATTTGTTGCTGAG GCAACTAATTTGTCAGAGATTCAACACCGTAATCTAGTTACTCTTCTGGGTTACTGCCAGGAAAGTGGATCACAAATGTTAGTTTTTGAATATCTACCCAATGGCAGCATGTGCAATCATTTGTATG TTCACTGTTTGACAGATACTGGGCTAGATGCAACAACAAAACTAGAGTTCAAGCGAAGGCTGTCCATAGCTCTAGGGGCAGCCAAAG GTTTACGTCATTTGCATACTCTAAAGCCTCCCTTAGTACACAGGAATTTCAAGACGGCTAATGTCTTGGTTGATGAGAACTTTATTGCCAAGGTTGCAGATACAGGGATTTCACGATTActtgaaaaaatagaagatgCAGGTCCATCTCAAACACCCAGTGTCAATGTTTTCCAACATCCAGA GATAGAAGAATCAAGAACTTTCTCTGAGATAAGTGATGTATACAGCTTTGGAGTTTTCCTCTTGGAGCTTATAACTGGACGGGAGGCCTTATATGATGAGTCCTTTGGATCTGATGAAAGCTTATTTCAATGG GTGGAAACTCGTCTGAGTATAAATGATTTTGTGGACCATCGGCTAGTTGGAAGCTTTACCATGGAGGGAATGAAGGACTTGATCAAGCTTATGTTGCAATGCATGAGTCTTTCAGGAAAATGGCAACTGAAGATTGAAAAAGTTGTGCTTGAGCTTGAAAGGATTCATGAAAAAGAGATGGCTCTGACCACAGGCATGGGCGAGGGCACTACTAAATTTACTTTGGGGAGCCAACTGTTTACTTCAAAATGA
- the LOC100242558 gene encoding anaphase-promoting complex subunit 7, whose product MDVPRDQVTTLMEHGLYTSAQMLGCFLVSSSAVNPETSPHIKAESLVLLGDALFREREHRRAIHTYKQALQHYKIIPRQNSTTRISLSTSNRSSSPNSFNISAINENEVKFKIASCHCAINENVAALAEMEGIPSKARNLQMNLLMGKLHRNSRQNRAAIACYKECLRHCPYVIEAIIALAELGVTAKDILSLFPQTPNRSGRPPFDHFDSSRWLQRYVEAQCCIASNDYKGGLELFTELLQRFPNNIHILLEIAKVEAIIGKNDEAIMNFEKARSIDPHIITYMDEYAMLLMIKSDHLKLNKLVHDLLSIDPTRPEVFVALSVVWERKEERGALSYAEKSIRIDERHIPGYIMKGNLYLSMNRPDAAVVAFRGAQELKPDLRSYQGLVRSYLALSKIKEALYVAREAMKAMPQSAKALKLVGDVHASNSGGREKAKKFYESALRLEPGYLGAALALAELHVMEGRTGDAISLLERYLKDWADDSLHVKLAQVFAATNMLQDALSHYQSALRINAQNEAAKKGLERLEKQMKGVDPDAPEEDEENEVEDADGDQEEAELL is encoded by the exons ATGGATGTTCCCAGAGATCAAGTCACAACCCTCATGGAGCACGGCCTCTACACTTCTGCTCAGATGCTT GgttgttttcttgtttcttcCTCTGCTGTTAATCCCGAAACCAGTCCCCACATCAAGGCTGAAAGCTTG GTGCTTCTGGGTGACGCTTTGTTCCGTGAAAGAGAGCATCGGAGAGCAATT CACACATACAAGCAAGCCTTGCAACACTACAAGATTATTCCCAGACAAAATTCAACAACTAGAATTTCATTGTCAACATCAAACAGGTCTTCTTCTCCAAATTCTTTTAACATTTCAGCAATTAACGAAAATGAG GTGAAGTTCAAAATTGCATCGTGTCATTGTGCAATAAATGAGAACGTAGCAGCCCTTGCTGAG aTGGAGGGAATTCCAAGCAAAGCAAGAAATTTGCAGATGAACCTATTAATGGGTAAGCTTCATCGAAATTCTAGACAGAATCGTGCTGCTATTGCTTGTTACAAAGAGTGTCTGAG GCATTGTCCTTATGTCATTGAAGCTATTATTGCTTTAGCTGAATTAGGAGTTACTGCAAAAGATATTCTATCATTGTTTCCTCAG ACACCAAATAGAAGTGGGAGGCCACCATTTGATCATTTTGACTCGAGTCGTTGGCTGCAA CGTTATGTTGAAGCACAATGTTGTATTGCTTCAAATGATTACAAAG GTGGTTTGGAACTCTTCACAGAACTTCTACAACGTTTTCCTAATAATATACACATATTGCTCGAAATTGCAAAG GTTGAAGCCATTATTGGAAAGAATGATGAGGCCAtaatgaattttgaaaag GCTCGATCAATTGATCCACATATTATCACTTATATGGATGAGTATGCAATGCTTCTGATGATAAAGTCTGATCATCTAAAGCTGAACAAGTTGGTGCATGATTTGCTGAGTATTGATCCTACAAGGCCTGAAGTTTTTGTGGCTTTGTCTGTGGTGTGGGAGAGGAAAGAAGAGAGAGGTGCCTTGTCTTATGCTGAGAAG AGTATCCGAATTGATGAGAGGCATATACCAGGTTATATCATGAAG GGTAACCTGTATCTATCAATGAATCGGCCAGATGCTGCTGTAGTTGCCTTCAGGGGAGCTCAAGAATTGAAACCTGATCTTCGTTCCTATCAAG GTTTGGTTCGTTCTTATTTGGCACTCTCAAAAATCAAAGAGGCTCTTTATGTTGCCAGGGAGGCAATGAAGGCCATGCCTCAATCTGCAAAGGCTTTAAAGTTAGTTGGGGATGTACATGCTAGTAACTCTGGTGGCAGAGAGAAG GCAAAAAAGTTCTATGAGTCAGCCCTCAGATTGGAACCTGGTTATCTTGGAGCTGCACTAGCTTTAGCTGAGCTCCATGTCATGGAGGGCCGAACTGGGGATGCTATATCTCTGCTTGAGAGATATCTCAAGGACTGGGCGGATGATTCTCTTCATGTCAAGTTGGCTCAAGTATTTGCTGCTACAAATATGCTGCAAGATGCCTTGTCACATTATCAGTCTGCATTGAG GATAAATGCACAGAATGAAGCTGCCAAAAAAGGATTAGAGCGCTTGGAGAAACAGATGAAG gGAGTGGATCCTGATGCacctgaagaagatgaagagaaTGAAGTTGAGGATGCTGATGGAGACCAGGAAGAGGCAGAGCTTTTGTGA